The proteins below come from a single Camelina sativa cultivar DH55 unplaced genomic scaffold, Cs unpScaffold02858, whole genome shotgun sequence genomic window:
- the LOC104774443 gene encoding translocase of chloroplast 90, chloroplastic-like, whose product VKRYVKKRPPDVVLYLDRLDMIDMRYSDYSLLQLITEILGAAIWLNTILVMTHCSTATEGRNGQSMNYESYVGQRMDVVQHYIHQAVSDTKLENPVLLVENHSSCKKNLAGESVLPNGLVWKPQFMFLCVCTKVLGDVQSLLRFHDSSGLGQPSSTRTASLPHLLSVFLRRRLQSGEDEAEKEIDKLLNSELEEEDEYDQLPTIRILGKSRFEKLSKSQKKEYLDELDYRETLYLKKQLKEDFRRRRDEKLNEEENLNDTEQSDQAAVPLPDMAGPDSFDSDFPAHRYRCVVAGDQWLVRPVYDPQGWDRDVGFDGINIETAAKIKR is encoded by the coding sequence GTCAAGAGATACGTTAAGAAGCGTCCACCTGATGTAGTTCTTTACTTGGACCGCCTTGATATGATTGACATGCGATACAGTGATTACTCCCTCCTGCAGCTTATAACTGAAATCTTGGGTGCAGCTATATGGTTAAACACGATACTTGTAATGACACATTGTTCAACTGCTACAGAAGGACGTAATGGACAATCTATGAACTACGAGTCATATGTGGGCCAGCGCATGGATGTGGTTCAGCATTATATACATCAGGCTGTATCTGATACAAAACTAGAAAACCCTGTGCTGTTAGTTGAGAATCATTCGAGCTGTAAAAAGAATCTTGCGGGTGAGTCTGTTCTTCCAAATGGACTGGTATGGAAGCCtcagtttatgtttttgtgcgTTTGTACCAAAGTTCTTGGCGATGTCCAATCTCTACTAAGGTTTCATGACAGCAGTGGCCTGGGACAGCCAAGTAGTACCCGAACAGCTTcccttcctcatcttctttcaGTGTTTCTGCGCCGTCGCTTACAATCAGGTGAAGATGAagcagagaaagagatagaCAAGCTTCTGAATTCAGAATTAGAGGAGGAAGATGAGTATGACCAGTTGCCTACAATCCGTATTCTTGGGAAATCCCGGTTTGAAAAGCTGTCAAAGTCTCAGAAGAAAGAGTATCTCGACGAGCTTGATTACAGGGAAACCCTTTATCTGAAGAAGCAATTGAAGGAAGACTTCCGTAGACGACGGGATGAAAAGCTAAATGAAGAGGAAAATCTCAATGACACTGAACAGAGCGACCAAGCAGCTGTTCCACTGCCTGACATGGCAGGTCCAGACAGTTTTGATTCGGATTTTCCGGCTCACAGATATCGATGCGTTGTGGCAGGTGACCAGTGGCTCGTGAGACCTGTCTATGATCCACAAGGTTGGGATCG